AAAACGAATATTATGATTGTCTAATTCAAGTTGTCACATTCGCACATAACCTTTACACTGTGGCTCTGATATATGCatactttaattttattattaacaaCACAATTACCATCATACCACACTCAATGgttatatatacttgtttattttatttttttaaattaaaaaatatgttGGTTAGTAAGACCATGCAATATGAACATAGATGATAAAATAGATTTGGTTAGAAAAAAATGTCCTTGTGCTAGTAGGCCGCTCTCAATCATTAATGTTAGTTATTAATGTGTGTGAGATAAACATTTTATCAACATATGAGAAATAGCAATCGCATACGAATGACTGGCTAAATCCctaataaaattacaatatacttaataaaattaaatttatagttttttttttttttaaagacctTTCTTattgaggaagacaataatatataaaaggcACCCATACAATATGAATGTTAGAACTCGAACCTAAGATCTTGtccaaatcaattaattaataattcacTAAGCAGCCccctttctcccaaaaaactCTAGCTccttttctcccaaaaaaacactcttagagcattttccactttgaggggggaggaagccattgttcttccccccctctcccctcttttcttcctcctttcacctcttcccccattttttcagagacaaaagattttccctatttgtcttaattttgttatgatttttatCCAACAATTATAGGCGGCTGCGGCTCATCGTCagatcttcacctgcatttcggcgtcggatctccaccactatctttatttttatttttttttgaggtcctttcctattgaaagggacgatagcatattaaactcacacacacaacacggatgctagaACTCGAACCCAGAACCTTAtctgataaaataaatactctaaaccactacactagtagGTCCTTTGCAGCTTAAATTTACAACTTTAGTTGTTCACTCAAGTGAAGTCTTAGAGACATTGAACCGGTTGGAGAATTGATTTTGAAGTCAAAAGTCACCGCATCGAACGGTCGACAGGtagctgcttcttcttcttcttcctgaATGAGCTGTGACCCCTTGGACCAATGAAAAGCCAcagattttattattttataattttataatttttgagAGAGCGTGGCTTTCGTGTGGCATGAATAGCGTGTGCGTGTTACTCTCCTCAAATAGCGCGTAGAGCTCATGCAGTCGGCGCTAATTGGATTCCAACTAGGAACCGTTTAGTCCCGGTTAAATCTAACTCTCTAACCAAACAGGGGCCCACATCCTCAAATGACAAAAATATCCTCCAATGCCCCGAGTTAAAGAGTGAttccttcctcctcctccttctgtTAGCTCTACCAACTCCTAAACAGACGGCTTTTCCTACAAAAGTAGTCGAGTGCGTGATTACCATTTAGCCcttaggaaaaataaaattagttaTTGTTTAGGTGGCGGGGGTGGTGATGGTGGGTGCACACTGCACAGGACAGGATGAGGAAGAAAAGCTGTGATATTTTATATAGAAAGCAAAGGGGAAAAggaatttggtaattttggATATTTAGAATGTGCTTTTCGGGGTCACAGAATTTTATTCGATAAATATATGGTACATGGACGTCGAGTTAGGCAAGGGACAAGTGGCACATATGTTATGTGCTCGACACGTGTCGAGTTCTGGATGCCTCGGAATTTCTGTAGCTTGGATGGTTTAGTTGCTAACCAAACCAAATAGTCATGCATTTTGTCTCACACGCAACCTTTCTATGAAACATCAAGTAGTTGGTAACGTGGTATTAGGGGGAGCGAAATTTCACgcaaaataaatatacaaaaaagTTAAGTTTCAATTCAAAGcaattctgtttttttttttttcaagatcTTATATGCGGTCAATTACGCTTATTGAGCTACAAGTTATttgcatatataattatatttacaaGACTTATTATTATATGATATGTGGCAGACTGGCAGTGCTAATTGTTAAAGGCATATATAGTTGACCCACAACATCTTTACCTCTTCCAAGCATGAGGGGatcatttttgtaattttggcTGTGTTAGAATAATTGGTGATTGGACAAACGTTTTAGGGGTTGAAAAGGTCGTATAGCGACTGGCGTTTGTGGTCAAATGCTTTGGTTCTAAGACTTTATCCCACGGGTTGTGTGGCtaagaaattcaaataaaaatcaccACCACCAGCCAAACAcaagcatcaaaacaaaatacaattcAATTGGGATCAAAGTGTGTGATTATTTCTTTAATGGAAAGATGCtccaaatatatattgtaataGCTTGGCATTTAAGCCAAATGAACAAGGTGTGGACAATAGCTATGGATTCTTTCATGACAAGCATttgttgttgtgtttttttttttccctcttattttattttatttttttttttatttttttgggtggggGATAATTGAAGGATTTTAGCATTTAGTAAGcaaatttaagaaattaatgtctGCGGAGCTTCATGATTTCGGCCAAATGGGCAGGAGATTCCATCCACCAACTAAAATTAAGATGTGGACCTTTAAGTGTAAGGCCTAAGGCCCTCACATGTTATATCAATTTTCAGCATCCTATGTGACGACGTTTAACAACTATTTTAACCATATGGGTACGAAATTGGGTGAGAAAAAAAGTTGTATTGTATGTGACACTTTATTTTATGTGTTTTATCGTATTTTTGTAGTTATCACTGCACCTGAGATCTATATTCGAATATTCTTCTTATAATATCTCTTATATcaaaagcaaataaaatatttatattaaaaaaaacccaaaaaagaaaaagaaaaataatagtaattattaaattggctttgtttattatttatgtaaaATAGTTATGGGTGGTATGgcacaaataaataaatagtagtAATGATGGTGGGATTTTACTATATGTAGTGAAACCCTGACTGCATTGCAACAAGTGATGCTTTGATGGATGTATGTTAAGATTGGGTGCCAGCAATTTCTGGTGAACGTCTCCCTCTTTTCCCTTATTTTATCCACTTTTGTCAGTTACACAATAAATACGTGTACAAAATAGGATGAAATCAATTACTTCATCTTCTaagctaaaaaaatatttcgtaaTTTCATCTTTTATGAACATTGTATGATATCCGTGTTCATTCGTCATATATAAACGGCAggatacttttttttttttttttcttcttattttctttgggGCAAGATAAGTGGGTGGGTAGAGAGAAGCATGAAATGAAGGTAGCAGCAATCTTCATGTTAAAGAAAGTAGATTTGCAGTTGGGTGGCATATATATGCTCCTTTAAAGaaggtagatttataatttaaaGCTCTAGAGTAAAGACAATTTGCAAGCAACTAGTTCTCAATTTTcttgttgatattttatttgaggaTTGTAACAAGTAGTTTTTATGAGCATGATCTATTTTGTGGGGATCTTGAGGGGGTGAAGGAGGGGGTGGGGGTGAATACTCTATTAGAGGTAAGATTCCTTTTCTTGCTTGCGGTTTAGAGAAAAATGCTATCCAGTTAGACCAATGACTAAGCCCATATGTGTAGAGAAACTCATCTAATTCCACACGACATAGTCCAATTTTTGTACTAATTACTTACCCTCctatcaataaaatattatcgTTATTCTCTCTAGTGATACTTATTTCTAATGTTGGAAGCGTTCAGCTTGTCGCACATTATAATTatcttgtattttaaaaaatattattcgCCATACTATTAACGAATTCATTTCATgtatcataaaaaataaacaagagTAGATTTCCTATGTtagccaaaacaaaacatgaaaTTCACTTTGTCTTGTTGGGACTTAGCCCATATGGTAAGAATAGTTTAGGTTACCATTGGTAAAATAGATTATGCGTTTTTTTGtaataagaaaaaagcaaTAGTAATTTATTGATAAAACATAATAGAATGCAATGCATCTTTCTGAAGAATTAACATCTATTTGAACAAATTAGATAAATATAAACCATGATTTCATGGGGTAAATTCATTTTACAAGCCTCAAAAGTAGAAGTATATTCTTAGCAACATCaaggttttgtatttttacaaacaaaaaaagttaaaataaaaataacaattatttATGCCGGGCTAAAATATTATAATGGTTGTGGGGGTAGACAAAATTGAGGTTTAATATCCCTTCATACGTAAAGTCCTGCAACCGACTCGTGTCAGTTAACCCACCAAGAGTCAACCGGGAATCGTCCGTTAGGACAAACCAGCTACTGGAATTTCGAATCCGCGAACTAGCAAACAGAGAGGAACCATTTTACAGTGACGGGGCCGTCATTTACCCTTGCCTGAAAGCACAACCCCATTAGCTACACGTGGTTGGGGTGTCGCTTTCTCGGTGTTCTGGATTGCATTTTCGGGGCTCTTGTCGAAGGCCTTTTGGAATAGTTCGTAACTGTCCTGTCAGATGATCATAGCCGAATAAAGATCATCTCATTCACTCAAGCGAAAAAACACACACCCCACCACCTCCCCCCAAAAGCCTTTATCTCCACGCGCCCCGAACTCCTCGTCTCATTCTATTGGTCCGTTCTTTCACGCTCACTGAAATCTCGTGCGGATCCTTGATTGTAAATTTAAAACGGAAGGCCTAAACTGTAAGCGAAGAGTATATCTACACGGAGCATCCACCGTTCACCGCCATAAATCTAGATCAAAAGTTAATCCAACGGTTGAAACGCGATGGCGTACGTAGTCGCGTGGATTCATTGAGGAATTTTAGGatttaataatgaaaaaaagacACCCAAAAACCAGAAAGCAAAGCTAAGAGcgctcgctctctctctctctctctctctctctagttgGAATCTGCCTTGgttatatttatttcattaCAATTACATAATAAGAGAGAACGAAACTGTCTCTTCCCTTGTTTCCCAAAATCCCATGCGTTTCTTCCTCTTTTAGCCTTTTTTACCCTTCTTCTCCCTCGCTCTGAAAACCCTGAGAAAAACAGCAGGAAGAGTGAAAGGCTCCAGAAATGCAATCAGGCTTCACAGGTGGAGCCGGAGCTGGCGGTGTACCTGATTTTTACGCCGGCGGGCGATCCATCTCCATCGCCACAGCCATGAACAACCACCACCAGCACCCTTCTCAGCCTCCCTACCACCGATCGTCACTCCCGGGCCTCTTCCTTGACGCCCCCTCCTCCCAGATCGCCCGCCAAACACAATCGCAATCCCAattccaaacccaaaacccatcaaCTCTCATCGGCAAGCGCACGCTCGCCGAGTTTCAAGCCCATCAGCAGCAGCACCACTACCACAACCCTAACCAGAACCTCTATTTACGCTCACTGAAACCCAGAACATTCCAACACTCCTCTCCCAtatcccctctctctcccataGACTTCTCCTCTTCATCGACAATTACTGGCTCTGACTCTTCGTCTTCGGCATCGTCGCTATTGTCTCACCAACGCTTCGGTTTGCCCCTTCTTCAGCTCCGCCCTCAGCCCGTTCACCAGACGCTACCACCTGCCGGGTCCTTCGTCAACAACAACCCGGTTCAGAATCAGACACGGGTTGTCTCCGGTGTGGACTCCGAGAAGAAAATGATTAGCAACAGGCTGCAAGAGTTGGAAAAACAGCTCCTCGACGATAACGACGAGGAGGACGAAGGCGACGCCGTTTCGGTCATTACTAAAACCAGCAGCGAGTGGTCTGAGACGATACAGAACCTAATCGGTCCGGGTCCGGGTCAGAGCCAGAAGCCCGTTTCGCCCTCCCCCACTTCGtcatcgtcttcttcgtcCTCCGTGGCTTCCCCTGCTTCCTCCACGTGTTCCAAGCAGTCGCTTATGGAGGCTGCTACGGCCATTTCCGAAGGGAAATCTGAGGCCGCGGCTGAGATCCTCACGCGCCTGACGACGTCGCAGGTTCCGAATCCTAGACCCAATTCCGAGCAGAGGCTTCTCGAGGTCATGGCTTTAGCTTTGAAGTGCCGGGTCAACCCGGTCGATAACCCGCCTCCGGTGACCGAGCTCTTTAGCCAGGAACACGCCGGGTCGACTCAGTTGCTCTACGAGCTGTCCCCCTGTTTCAGGTTCGGGTTTATGGCCGCAAACCTCGCAATCCTGGAAGCGACGTTGACGGACAAATCAGCGACGAATAAGGTTCATGTGATTGACTTCGATATCGGGCAGGGCGGTCAGTACGTGCTCCTTCTCCAAGCGCTATACGCGCGTCTGAAAGGTTTGCCCGCCACGGTGAAGATCACCACCGTCGCAGATAATGGCGGGGAGGACAGGTTGACGATGGTAAGACAGAATCTGAGTAAAGTCGCCAAGCAACACGGTGTGGTCCTGGAATTTAACATAGTGAGCCAGAAACTCGCCGAGCTGAACCGTGAGTCACTAGGTTGCGAACCGGACGAGCCGATCGCCGTGAATTTCGCTTTCAAATTGTACAGTATGCCCGACGAGAGCGTGTCCACGGACAACCCCCGCGACGAGCTTCTGCGGCGCGTGAAGGGTCTGTCGCCGCGTGTGGTGACGCTGGTTGAGCAGGAACTCAACACCAACACCGCCCCGTTCATGGCGCGCGTGAATGAGACGTGCGGGTATTACGGGGCGCTGTTGGAATCAATCAAGTCGACGGAGGCGGGGGATAACTCGGAGCGAGTGAAGGCGGAGGAGGCGCTGAGTCGGAAGCTGATAAACTCGGTTGCTTGTGAAGGGAGGGATCGGGTGGAAAGATGTGAAGTGTTTGGGAAGTGGCGGGCCCGCATGGGGATGGCGGGGTTCGAGTTGAGGCCCATGAGCCAAAACGTGACCGAGGTTTTGAAGCAGCGACTCCTTTCGGGTAATAACCGAGTCAACTCGGGGTTCACGGTTAAAGAAGAGAATGGAGGGGTTTGCTTTGGTTGGATAAGCCGCACGCTCACCGTCGCATCGGCTTGGCGTTAACTCATTTTCTCTgtgtcttttttgtttttggttttttataataattttaaattttaattttctggctaatattattaatattattaattgttataaaaaatactcttatgattattattagGCAGTAGGCAGTAGGCAGTAGGCAGTAGGCTATAGGCTGTAGACTGTAGGCTTTCCTGATAAAATGGAAAAGCCGGGGGAAAAAGGCCCACCAAAcgaaaaaacaataaaaatgagAGAGGTGTTTGGATTTGCCTGAAAATTTCTTCACTCGCTGCATTCATGATTGTCGTTTGGTTTTGGGGGTTAGATGTGAATTGTGGATTGTGGCGTTAGGTATAATTTTGCTGACCTTGCATTGTAATGTAATGTGGTTTGCACTTGTTTGTATTACCAAGTACCAACCATCAGGGGCTCCACCTCcactcatatatatatgaacatttctttttcttctttttggtttttcttgtatttatgttatttttaggGAAACCTTAGGTATTTGTTTTCCGATGTGTCGGGTTCTGGTTGGACCTTTAGGAAGGCCAAATGCGGTGTGGAGATTTTCGTTATGCAATTTCTTCCTTTGTAAAACAATACTAATACTATAAAAaagtcttcttttttctttttctttcagaatATTACCAATAAATCCATTGACATGACGAGAATGCAGGACAAAAGATGTTGGTTGGGACGATTTGAGGATCTTGGGTATTAAAATTAGACGATGGCAGAAATCATTCGTCATTTACCACTATTATACTCCAATCCAATATCAATGGTTTATTAttcttcaattaattttaatattctaTTATCTCTTCCATTTCGGTTGTTATTATAGTAGGTTTTTAAGAATAATAAATACCACTTTCATGATGGAATAAAGATTTGTTTCCAACCGTTAAATCGAATTAACAACAGTTTAAGATGTGATTAAATCTATCTCCATCGTGATTGAATGTTAATTATTAAATACACATTTATAGAAAGGGAGACTAatagataaattttttatgtatggaaaaatgatagtattttattgaaGAAAGATGAGTAACTAGTACAAAAACCGAGCTATGTTGTCAGGAATTAAGCGAATGTCTCTACACTAACGAGAGAAGAACAGATAAATTGCGAATATTGAGTAAACAATCATAAATTCaactaaaataatataataatatttgcaTCATGAATGACTGTACAGTAAACAGTTATTGCAGCTGTCGACCCAGCGAAATTCTCATAAATACGTTAACCCACAAGGTTAGTGCTCATGAAAGAATAATGATATTGGGGGGATGTGCCTAGCCTATGCTTCGGTAGCAAATTGTGGTGTGGGAAAGAAACATTAAATTACCATATTAAATGtgacaaatcaaaattttataaaaaaaagaagaagggagaATTTATGATGCGTGCCCAATAGAAATGAATAATAATGATACGAGTGTTGGATTTGATGGGCTGAATTATCAGACTTGTGTCACCAAAAAAGTGAAGTTGAGTACCCCATCTCACTGCACAAAGGATCCATCCTCGCCTTAAAAGTCaaaatccttttctttttgcagaACAAtaaacgttttttttttttgtctttaaataaattttactCTTCACCCATTGTCGGAGGAAATTGCCGTGGATCCctcccaattttttttgaaataaatagtatagccgcccggctatacttcggcgtattttttatttttttttaaaaaattaatagtatagccgcgtggctacaattttgaaatataatatatttaaagcgTAGCCACCGGGATTTTCAATGGGCTTCagatgcaaaagaaaaaaaaaaaaaaaaaaactttttcaTGGGCCATTCTTACACGAATAAGAAAAATAGACCCGTTAGCGCAATATGAAACGGGCCTAAGAGCTACTCTCTTGGACTTGGCCCACGAAATCAATACTGTCCCGTCGCTCTCCATGAACGCAGAGCGTTGACTGTCAGGTCAACGGCCAAGAATATTGAACAACCATGACAGATAATGTACCGTCATCACACAACATACCCGAGTCATAATCCTCATCTTTAGTCGTCTCCCCCAACGTTCAAGTGTCAAGTCACTGAGCCACCAAAATGCTCGTGTCACTGAGACTACCTTCTCTGACCTCGCTCTTCTCGCCCTCCATCTCCGGCCGTTATCCGGCGGTGCTCCTGCGACGCTACCACCGTTGGTTCCCGGTATTCGCAGCCGGTTTCTCGGCTCAGAGCACGGTGTCGGTGTCCAACGAGGACGCAGTCCATAGTCAAAAGAGTAACCGAGTCCAGGACCGAGGTGTTACACCTCGGTCACAGGACTTCAATGCTTGGTACCTTGATGTCATTGAACAAGCTAAGCTCGCCGATTATGGTCCGGTTCGGGGAACCATGGTCATTCGTCCCTACGGTTACGCCATTTGGGAAGCCATTCAGGTACTCCAAGCTGGACCTCCTCTGTTCTATTGGATTGGTTGCATTAGTTTTCAGTTCACAGTTTTTAaagtaattttcatttttgtaggATTATCTGATTATGAAATTCAAGGAGACTGGTCACAGTAACATGTATTTCCCACAGGTATTGAATtgcattcttttgttttgcttttgttttttagatGCTAAGTTATAgatttatttctatttttatggtCATGGTCAAATCAATTATGTGCATGAATGAGTTCTAATTTCGAGTGTTGCATGTGTAATGTATGCTTATAACTGTGAGTTGTTTGTTGTGTGGAATGTTGCAGTTTATACCATACTCGTTTATAGAGAAAGAAGCTAGCCATGTTGAAGGTTTTAGTCCTGAGTTAGCACTTGTGTCTATAGGAGGAGGGAAGGACCTTGAAGAGAAACTTGTGGTGCGTGTTCTCTTCAACTAGCTTTTGTTGTATTTCTTCTTTATGTGTATGTGATTGTAAAAGCTGAATCATATTGTGCTAAACTGTTGAAGTTACTGAGTAACTATGACCTAAGGTGTGGCTTTGATTGTTGCACTTACTGAGGCTCTGGCAGGTTCGACCCACGAGTGAAACCATAGTCAATTACATGTTCACCCAGTGAATTCATAGTTACTGTGATCTTCCACTTATGGTTAACCAATGCTTTGTCTCATTATTTGCAGTGCTTCAATTTTCATTAGAGGAATTTCCCACTCAGCTTTGGTCTTTCTCATGAGGAATTTAATTCAGTGGGCAAATGTCACGAGATGGGAGATGCGGACAAAACCTTTTGTGAGGACTCTTGAATTTCTCTGGCAGGAGGGACACACAGTTCATGCCACTCTAGAGGAGGCAGAAAAAGAGGTTTGCGTCTGACATAATGACTGCCCTTAAACAGTTGCAAAATAagtatca
The Prunus dulcis chromosome 2, ALMONDv2, whole genome shotgun sequence DNA segment above includes these coding regions:
- the LOC117618535 gene encoding scarecrow-like protein 8 yields the protein MQSGFTGGAGAGGVPDFYAGGRSISIATAMNNHHQHPSQPPYHRSSLPGLFLDAPSSQIARQTQSQSQFQTQNPSTLIGKRTLAEFQAHQQQHHYHNPNQNLYLRSLKPRTFQHSSPISPLSPIDFSSSSTITGSDSSSSASSLLSHQRFGLPLLQLRPQPVHQTLPPAGSFVNNNPVQNQTRVVSGVDSEKKMISNRLQELEKQLLDDNDEEDEGDAVSVITKTSSEWSETIQNLIGPGPGQSQKPVSPSPTSSSSSSSSVASPASSTCSKQSLMEAATAISEGKSEAAAEILTRLTTSQVPNPRPNSEQRLLEVMALALKCRVNPVDNPPPVTELFSQEHAGSTQLLYELSPCFRFGFMAANLAILEATLTDKSATNKVHVIDFDIGQGGQYVLLLQALYARLKGLPATVKITTVADNGGEDRLTMVRQNLSKVAKQHGVVLEFNIVSQKLAELNRESLGCEPDEPIAVNFAFKLYSMPDESVSTDNPRDELLRRVKGLSPRVVTLVEQELNTNTAPFMARVNETCGYYGALLESIKSTEAGDNSERVKAEEALSRKLINSVACEGRDRVERCEVFGKWRARMGMAGFELRPMSQNVTEVLKQRLLSGNNRVNSGFTVKEENGGVCFGWISRTLTVASAWR